A stretch of Campylobacter showae DNA encodes these proteins:
- a CDS encoding rhodanese-like domain-containing protein, producing MRKILLLGAAAAMAFAEISTVQVSPEAIKNYEQIVDIRTPAEWMETGVIKGAKTITFNATDKEGFLNELKANVDLKKPVALICRSGRRSAAAAMMIDSPELNIINLDGGMGSLINQGYKTTPYQK from the coding sequence ATGAGAAAAATTTTACTTTTAGGAGCGGCGGCAGCAATGGCTTTTGCGGAAATTTCTACGGTTCAAGTTAGTCCCGAAGCGATCAAAAACTACGAGCAGATCGTAGATATCAGGACACCTGCTGAGTGGATGGAAACAGGCGTGATAAAGGGCGCAAAGACTATCACTTTTAACGCAACCGATAAAGAGGGATTTTTGAACGAGCTTAAAGCCAATGTCGATCTAAAAAAACCGGTCGCGCTCATATGCAGAAGCGGGCGCAGAAGCGCTGCGGCGGCGATGATGATAGATTCGCCGGAACTAAATATAATAAATCTTGACGGCGGTATGGGTAGCCTCATAAATCAAGGCTACAAGACGACGCCGTATCAAAAATAA
- a CDS encoding Fe(3+) ABC transporter substrate-binding protein, which produces MKKSFFALSLLSSFLFAAEVNIYSARHYDADSELYKLFEQKTGIKVNATQAKAGELIKKLEVEGGSSAADIFITADAGNFYTAKTKGVLQAVKSETLEKIVPQQYRDNDSQWFAISKRARVIVYDKRDFNPKGIKDYEDLAKPELKGKLLIRSATAPYSKSLLAAIIEADGKDAATKWAEGTLKNLARDPKGGDRDQAKAIYAGEGDVAVMNTYYIGLMLTSPKAEDVEAAKNLGIIFPNQDNRGTHVNISGIALTKAAKNKENAVKFMEFMVSPEAQKILAGINFEYPINAEVEPSDIVKGFGKFKEDSTPLYKSVQNTNEAIKIYDVAGWK; this is translated from the coding sequence ATGAAAAAAAGTTTTTTCGCGCTTAGCTTGCTTTCAAGCTTTTTGTTTGCCGCGGAGGTAAATATCTACTCTGCGCGTCACTACGACGCCGACAGCGAGCTTTATAAGCTTTTCGAGCAAAAAACGGGCATCAAGGTAAACGCCACGCAGGCAAAAGCCGGCGAGCTAATCAAAAAGCTCGAAGTTGAAGGGGGTAGCTCCGCGGCGGATATCTTTATCACCGCAGACGCTGGAAATTTCTACACCGCAAAGACTAAAGGCGTGTTGCAAGCGGTCAAATCAGAAACTCTGGAAAAAATCGTACCACAGCAGTATAGAGACAACGACAGCCAGTGGTTTGCTATCTCAAAACGCGCTAGAGTCATCGTTTATGATAAAAGAGACTTCAATCCTAAAGGCATCAAGGACTACGAAGATCTAGCAAAACCGGAGCTAAAAGGCAAACTGTTAATCAGAAGCGCGACGGCTCCGTATAGCAAGTCGCTGCTAGCTGCTATCATCGAGGCTGACGGCAAAGACGCGGCTACTAAATGGGCGGAAGGCACGCTAAAAAATCTAGCCCGCGATCCAAAAGGCGGCGATAGGGATCAGGCTAAGGCCATCTACGCTGGTGAGGGCGACGTAGCGGTTATGAACACCTACTACATAGGCCTCATGCTAACCTCTCCAAAAGCCGAAGACGTGGAGGCTGCGAAAAATTTGGGTATAATTTTTCCAAATCAGGACAATCGCGGCACGCACGTAAATATCAGCGGTATCGCGCTAACAAAGGCTGCTAAAAATAAAGAAAACGCAGTTAAATTTATGGAGTTTATGGTGAGCCCTGAGGCGCAAAAGATACTTGCGGGTATAAATTTCGAGTATCCGATCAACGCAGAGGTCGAGCCTAGCGACATCGTAAAAGGCTTTGGTAAATTTAAAGAAGACTCCACTCCG